In the Burkholderia contaminans genome, TACCCGCAAGTCGCGCGCGAGCCGGGCCTCTTGTACGTGTACCGCGAGATCGAGATGCCCGTATCGCTCGTGCTGCGCAAGATGGAGCGCACGGGTGTGCTGATCGACGATGCGCGCCTGCAGGCGCAGAGCACCGAAATCGCGACGCGCCTGATCGAGCTCGAAGCGCAGGCATACGAACTGGCGGGCGGCGAATTCAATCTCGGCTCGCCGAAGCAGATCGGGCAGATCTTCTTCGAAAAGCTGCAGTTGCCGGTCGTGAAAAAGACGCCGAGCGGCGCGCCGTCGACCGACGAAGAAGTGCTGCAGAAGCTGGCAGAGGACTACCCGCTGCCGAAGCTGCTGCTCGAGCATCGCGGGCTGTCGAAGCTGAAGTCGACCTATACCGACAAGCTGCCGCGCATGGTGAACCCTTCAACGGGGCGCGTGCACACGAACTACGCGCAGGCCGTCGCGGTCACGGGCCGCCTGGCATCGAACGATCCGAATCTTCAGAACATTCCGGTGCGCACGGCCGAGGGGCGGCGGATCCGCGAGGCGTTCATCGCGTCGCCGGGACACCGGATCGTGTCGGCCGATTATTCGCAGATCGAACTGCGGATCATGGCGCACATCTCGGGCGACGCGTCGCTGCTGCGCGCGTTCTCGCAGGGCGAGGACATCCACCGCGCGACGGCCGCCGAGGTGTTCGGCGTGACGCCGCTGGAGGTCAATTCCGATCAGCGCCGCATTGCGAAGGTGATCAACTTCGGGCTCATCTACGGGATGAGCGCGTTCGGGCTCGCGTCGAACCTCGGCATCACGCGCGATGCGGCGAAGCTCTATATCGACCGCTATTTCGCCCGCTACCCGGGTGTCGCGCAGTACATGGAAGACACGCGCTCGGTTGCGAAGGAGAAGGGTTACGTCGAAACCGTTTTCGGCCGCCGGCTGTGGCTGCCCGAGATCAATGGCGGCAACGGCCCGCGCCGCCAGGCGGCGGAGCGCGCGGCAATCAATGCGCCGATGCAGGGCACGGCGGCCGACCTGATCAAGCTGTCGATGATCGCGGTGGACGACTGGCTCACGCGCGACAAGCTTGCGTCGCGGATGATCATGCAGGTGCACGATGAACTGGTGCTCGAGGTACCCGACGGCGAGCTGTCGCTGGTGCGCGAGAAACTGCCGGAAATGATGTGCGGCGTAGCGAAGCTGAAGGTGCCGCTGGTGGCCGAAGTGGGTGCCGGCGCGAACTGGGAAGAGGCACACTGACGCACCGTTGCGCGGCCCCCGATTCCTGCGGCATATTGTTGCAGGGATGCTGAATATCGAGATGGTTTGCTTGTGGTCAACGCGCAAGCTCCCGGACAATGCATGTCATTGACACGGGGGCAGCGCGCCCCGCGTTCCGGGATTGGAAACATCAAGTGCTTCGAACTGCACATTGATGATGTCCGAACCGGTTAATCCACCGGGTGGCGCGAATGCATCGCGTTTGCCTTGTCCGGCGGCAGCAGTTTCGAATCGCAAAGGGGGAACAGATGCATCGGATCATCATCGTAGGCGGCGGCGCGGGCGGCCTGGAACTGGCGACGCGGCTCGGCGACCGCTACGGCGCGCGCGGCAATCGTCCCGCGCGTGCGCTTGTCACGCTCGTCGACCGCAATCCGACCCACATCTGGAAACCGCTGCTGCACGAGGTTGCGGCGGGCAGCATGGACCCGTTCACGCAGGAGCTCGAATATGCGGCGCAGGCGCGCTGGCATGGCTTCGAATTCCAGCAGGGCGGGCTGACCGGGCTCGATCGCGCGGCAAAGCGCATCACGCTGTCACCCATCAACGACAGCGACGGCGAGGAACTGCTGCCTGCCCGCGAGCTGGAATACGACACGCTCGTGATCGCGATCGGCAGTACGACTCACTTCTTCGGCGTACAGGGCGCGGCGGAAAACGCGATCGCGCTCGATACGGTGGGCGAGGCCGAGCGCTTCCGCAAGCGGCTGATCGCCGCTTGCATGCGCGCCGAGCACCAGGCGCCTGCGCCTACAGCACCGGGTGAAGCGGCCGAGCCGCGCATCCAGGTCGCGATCGTCGGTGGCGGCGCGACCGGCGTCGAGCTGTCCGCCGAGCTGCGCAACACCGCGCAGGTGCTGTCGGCCTACGGGCTGCACAAGCTCGACCCGCGGCACGACGTCGGCATCGTGCTGATCGAATCGGGGCCGCGGATCCTCCCGGCGTTGCCGGAGCGCGTGTCGTCGGCGACGGCCGAACTGCTCGAGAAGATCGGCGTGCGGCTGATGCTCGCCGAGCGCGTGACCGAGGTGGCGCCCGGGGCAGTCCATACGGCGAGCGGCAAGACGGTGCGTGCCGACCTGACGGTCTGGGCCGCCGGCATCAAGGCGCCGTCCGTACTCGCCAATCTCGACGGCCTCCAGGTCAACAAGCTCGGCCAGCTCGACGTGCGCCGCACGCTGCAGACCTTTACCGACGACAACGTATTCGCGCTCGGCGATTGTGCGGCCTGTGCATGGCCCGGCAACGAGCGCAACGTGCCGCCGCGCGCGCAGGCTGCCCATCAGCAGGCGAGCTTCCTGCTGAAGGCAATCGGCTGCCGGCTCGACGGGCGCCCGCTGCCCGAATTCACCTATCGCGACCTGGGCTCGCTCGTGTCGCTCGGCCATTTCAGCGCGGTCGGCAACCTGATGGGCGGGCTGATCGGCGGCAACATGCTGATCGAAGGACTGTTCGCGCGCTTCATGTACATGTCGCTGTACCGGATGCACATCGCCGCGCTGCACGGCTATCCGCGCATGATGCTCGACACGGTTGCACACTGGCTGCGGCGCACGACACTGCCGCGCGTCAAGCTGCACTGAGCGCGCGTTCGCGCGGGAAGCGGGCGGGGAGTGCGCACGTCGTGCGTGGTCTCCGTCCGTTGCTTTTTGCGGGCAGTGGGGCGGCCATGCGTGCGCTTGACGGGCAATATCGGCCGCATGTATTGCGTTTCAATTCGCAAGCATCCGGGCGCACAACCGGGGTCGACATGCGGCTCGTTGCATTGCGATTCGACGGCCCGCCCGCGGGTTTCCGTGCTGCCGGATCAACACGCCGTAATCGAGTCTTACATATCCGACAGTTGACGCGACAACGGATTATTGGGCATCTTGTCCGGGTTTCCGTTCGCGGCGGGGTGCCAACCGCCGCGACATCCGCGCCGCGCGCCGGCGCGATGCCCCGTCATGCCGTGTCCGTGATCGTGGCGGCGGCCCCCCAATCGAGGAGTGCATTCATGTTGAAACCCGAAGTCGACAGCCTGGTTCCCCACGTTCCGTTCTCGCGTCGCAAGTTCATGCAGGCCGCGCTGGGCGGTGCCTTCGCGGCGGCCGTACTGCCCGTGTCGGCGCAGACGGTCACGACCGACAGCGACGGGCTGGACGTCGACACCGTCGAGATCCGCTCGGGCGACGCGAGCGTGCCCGCGTATCGCGCGCAGCCGAAGGACAAGACGAACCTGCCGGTCGTCATCGTGATCCACGAGATCTTCGGCGTGCACGCGCACATCGCCGATGTCTGCCGCCGCTTCGCGAAGCTCGGTTATCTTGCGATCGCCCCCGACCTTTTCGCGCGGCAGGGCAATGCGGAGAAGTATCCGACGATCAAGGATCTGGTCGATCACATCGTCAGCAAGGTGCCGGACCGGCAGGTGACCGAGGATCTCGACGCGACCGTCGCGTGGGCCGGCAAGAACGGCGGCGACCTGTCGCGTCTCGGCGTGGTCGGGTTCTGCTGGGGTGGCCGCCAGAGCTGGCTGTATGCGGAGCACAACCCGCACGTGCGTGCGGCCGTTGCATGGTACGGGTTCGTCGAAGGCAAGACGGACGAGATGACGCCGTTCAACCCGGTCGATCATGCATCGTTGCTGAAGGTGCCCGTGCTCGGGCTGTATGGCGAGAAAGATACGAACATCACGCAGGCGTCGCTCGCGAACATGCGCAAGGCGATCCAGGCGAGCGACTCGAAGCTCGCGCGCGAATCGGAGATCGTCGTGTATCCGGATGCCGGTCACGCGTTCTTTGCCGATTACCGGCCGAGCTATGTGAAGGCCGACGCGGAGGAGAGCTGGAAGCGCGCGATCGCGTGGCTCCACAAGTACGGCGTGATGTAAACGGCAAGCGGCGGCACGGGCCGCCGCTTCGTTGCGACTGCGCCGCGCCGGCGCTTACGGTGTCGGGCCGGTAGCGATCGGCCGCGACGGATCGGCGCTCCATTCGCTCCACGAGCCCGGATACAGCGACGCGCCATGCAGGCCCGCCACCTCCAGCGCAAGTGCGTTGTGGCATGCGGTGACGCCGGAGCCGCATTGCAGGATCGCGCGGTTCGGTTCGGTGCCCGCCAGCACGGCGGAAAACGCCTCGCGCAGTTCATGGCCGGTCTTGAAGCGGCCGTCGGCGGTCAGGTTGTCCTTGAAGAAGCGATTGCGCGCGCCGGGGATGTGGCCGCCCACACGATCGATCGTTTCGTTTTCACCGCGGTAGCGGTCGGGTGCGCGTGCATCGATCACGACGCGCGTGGGTGCGTTCACGTTGGCGAGTACGGCTGCCGCGTCGACCGTCGATTCGAGCGGCGCGGCTGCGCGGAAATCGCCGGCGGCCGGGTGCGGCACGTCGGTTGCAAGCGGCTGGCCGGCTGCTTCCCAGGCCTGAAGGCCGCCGTCGAGCACGGCAACCGAATCATGGCCGAGCCAGCGCAGCAGCCACCACAGGCGCGCCGCATACGCGCCGCCTTGCGCGTCGTACACGACGACCTGCTGGCCCTGCTTGAGGCCGCGGCTCGCGAGCAGCGTCGCGAGTGCGTCGCGGGTCGGTAGCGGATGGCGGCCGTTGGTGCCCGTCTTGCGGCCCGACAGGTCGCGGTCGAGGTGGAGGTACTGGGCGCCGGGGATGTGGCCGGCCGCGTACGCGGCTTCGCCGGCAGCGGGATCGACGAGATCGAAGCGGCAGTCGAACAGCGCGACGCTGCCGGGCGCCGCCGCCAGGCGCTCGGCGAGATTGGCGGCGGAGATGAGCGTGGTGTAGTGAGTGTGTGGCATGACGGCTCCCTGGAGTGCGAATGGCCTGACACTCCAAGTCTAAACAAAAAAAGACGGGCCGAAGCCCGTCTTTTCGTCTGCCGGATGCCGTGCGGCGTCAAAGCGCCGCACCGGTATCAAATGTCGCCGAGGTGGCGGCGCAGGAACTCGTGGAAGTGCTGCATGCCGTCTTCCATCGGGCTCTGGTACGGGCCGACCTGCGACTCGCCGCGGGCCATCAGCGCACGGCGGCCTGCGTCCATCCGCATCGCGATCTCGTCGTCCTCGACGGCCGTTTCCATATAGGCGGCGCGTTCCGCCTCGACGAATTCGCGTTCGAACAGCGCGATTTCCTCGGGGTAATAGAACTCGACGATGTTGGTCGTCTTCTGCGGGCCTTGCGGAATCAGCCACGACACGACGAGCACGTGCGGATACCACTCGATCATCAGGCCCGGGTAGTAGACCATCCAGATCGCGCCGAACTCCGGCGGCACGCCGTTTCGGAACTTCAGCACCTGCTCGTGCCATTTCTGGTAAGTCGCGCTGCCCGGTTTCGCGAGGGCGTTGTGCACGCCGACCGTCTGCACGCTGTACCAGTCGCCGAACTCCCACTTGAGGTCGTCGCACGACACGAAGCTGCCGAGGCCCGGGTGGAACGGGACGACGTGGTAATCCTCGAGGTAGACCTCGATGAACGTCTTCCAGTTGTAGTCGCACTCGTGCACTTCGACGTGATCGAAGAGGTACTCGGAGAAGTCGAAGTGATGCTTCGTGCCGAGATTGGCGAGGTCGCGCGCGACATGCCGGCCCTCGGCCTCGAACAGCAGCCCCTGCCAGTTCTGCAGCGGGCTCTTGCCGAGGTTCAGGCACGGCTTGTCGGGGAAGTGCGGTGCGCCGAGCAACTCGCCTTCCAGGTCGTACGTCCAGCGGTGCAGCGGGCACACGATGTTCTGCGTGCGGCCGCGCCCGTTGAGCATGATCGCCTGCCGGTGGCGGCAGACGTTCGACAGCAGTTCGATCTGGTTCGTCTGGTTACGGACCAGCACGCGGCCTTCCTTCTCGGACGGCAGCGCAAAATAATCCCCCGCCTCGGGCACCATCAACTCGTGCCCGACGTAACGAGGTCCTTTCTTGAAGAGGGTTTCGATCTCGCGCTCGAGTAGCGCCTCATCGAAGTATGCAGTGACTGGAAGCTGGCTGTGAGCCGACTTCAACTGAAGCGCGTCGCTCAGATTGGACATTCCCACTCCCGGTGTTAGCGTGAAAGCAGTGAACAACCCAACCATCGAAAAATCGATTTAGGGAAACGGGGAATTATACCCGGTTCGCCTCCCAAGGCTAGGATTAAGTGCCTGATTTGTGTCAATTTTTTGTCGGGCGGCAATCGGAAGGCGCACAATGTGTGCCGGAGATGGGGCCGGAATATGTGCCGGGTGCCCACGACGGCAGGTCGGAAAATTCTCTTTTGCCGTAGAATGTCCGACTTGTTTTGAAATTTGACACCCTCGTCCATGGCGAAAACCGCATCCCCAGGCGCCACGCCGCCCGGCAATGGTACCGAACCGTTGCCGGACAATTACGAAACGGCGCTCGCGGAACTCGAGACGCTGGTTGCACGGATGGAAGGCGGCGCGTTGAGCCTCGAGGATTCACTGACGGCGTATCGCCGCGGTGCGACCCTCGTTGCGTTTTGCCAACAGCAGCTCGAGAAAGTGGAGCAGCAGGTTCGCGTGCTCGACGGCGCGACGCTGAAGCCGCTTTCGTCCGGAACGGCCGCCACGGACGGCGAAGACGACGATCTATGACATTCGAACAATGGATGCGGTCCGTGCTGGACCGTGTCGAGGACGCACTCGGCCACTATTTGCCCGCTGAAACGACGATGCCGGCGAAACTCCACGAGGCGATGCGTTATGCGGTCCTCGGCGGCGGCAAACGCGTTCGCCCGCTGCTGTGCCATGCAGCAGGCGAACTGACCGGCGCGACGGAAGGGGCGCGCAACGCGGCGGCGGCGGCGCTGGAGATGATCCACGTCTACTCGCTCGTGCACGACGACATGCCGTGCATGGACGACGACGCACTGCGTCGCGGCAAGCCGACCGTGCACGTGCAGTATGACGAGCCGACGGCGCTGCTCGTCGGCGACGCGCTGCAGTCGCAGGCATTCGTTGCGCTGACCGACGCCGCTGCGCTGTCGCCGGTGCAGCAGGCTGCGCTCGTGCGCGAGCTGGCGCTGGCAAGCGGCTCGATCGGCATGGCCGGCGGGCAGGCGATCGACCTGGCGAGCGTCGGCCTCAAGCTGACGCTCGAGCAGCTCGAGACGATGCACCGGAAAAAGACGGGCGCATTGCTGCGCGCGGCCGTGCGGATGGGCGCGCTGGCCGGCGAAACGCCGTCCGCGGAAACGATGGCTGCGCTCGATGTGTACGCGGGGGCCGTGGGTCTGGCCTTCCAGGTCGTCGACGACATTCTCGACGTCACGACCGATTCGGCGACGCTCGGCAAGACGGCCGGCAAGGACGCGGCAAACGACAAGCCGACCTATGTATCGATCCTCGGTCTCGAGGCGTCGCGCGAGCTCGCAGCGCAACTGCGCGCCGAAGCGCACGACGCACTGAAACCGTTCGGCGCACGCGCTCAGCGTCTGGCCGAACTTGCCGACCTGGTAGTGAACCGGGTCAGCTGACGCGAAAGCCCGCCGCCGCGCACATGCTACGGTGCGTGCAACAGAATGCGGGCGCGTTTGATTTCCTACAATGGAACGACGATGTACGACTTGCTGAAAACCATCGACGACCCGGCGGATTTGCGCCGCCTCGATCGTCGCCAACTTCAACCGCTCGCGGATGAACTGCGCGCGTTCGTGCTCGACAGTGTGTCGAAGACGGGCGGCCATTTGTCGTCCAACCTCGGGACGGTCGAGCTGACGATCGCGTTGCACTACGTGTTCAACACGCCGAACGATCGCATCGTCTGGGACGTGGGCCACCAGACCTACCCGCACAAGATCCTGACGGGCCGCCGCGACCAGATGCATTCGCTGCGCCAGCAGGATGGCATCTCGGGCTTCCCGCGTCGCAGCGAATCCGAATACGACACGTTCGGCACCGCGCACTCGAGCACGTCGATCTCGGCCGCGCTCGGCATGGCGATCGGCAGTCAGCTGAACGGCGACGACCGCTTCTCGATCGCCGTGATCGGCGACGGCGCGATGACGGCCGGCATGGCGTTCGAGGCGATGAACAACGCGGGCGTGTCGGAAGATGCGAAAGTGCTCGTGATCCTGAACGACAACGACATGTCGATCTCGCCGCCGGTCGGCGCGCTGAATCGCCATCTCGCACGCCTGATGTCGGGCCGCTTCTATGCGGCTGCGCGCGCGGGCGTCGAGCGCGTGCTGAGCGTTGCGCCGCCGGTGCTCGAACTCGCACGCAAGCTCGAAGAGCACGCGAAGGGCATGGTCGTGCCGGCTACGCTGTTCGAAGAGTTCGGCTTCAACTACATCGGCCCGATCGACGGTCACGATCTCGATTCGCTGATCCCGACGCTGCAGAACATCCGCGAACTGCGCGGCCCGCAGTTCCTGCACGTGGTGACGAAGAAAGGCCAGGGCTACAAGCTCGCCGAAGCGGATCCCGTGCTTTATCACGGCCCCGGCAAGTTCAACCCGGCCGAAGGCATCAAGCCGTCGGCCACGCCCGCGAAGAAGACGTACACGCAGGTGTTCGGCGAGTGGCTGTGCGACGAAGCCGAGCGCGATACGCGTGTCGTCGGCATCACGCCCGCGATGCGCGAAGGCTCGGGCATGGTCGAGTTCGAGAAGCGCTTCAAGGATCGCTACTACGACGTCGGCATTGCCGAACAGCACGCGGTGACGTTCGCGGGCGGCATGGCAACCGAAGGCCTCAAGCCGGTCGTCGCGATTTACTCGACGTTCCTGCAACGTGCATACGACCAGCTGATCCACGACGTCGCGCTGCAGAACCTGCCGGTCGTGTTCGCGATCGACCGCGCGGGCCTGGTCGGCGCGGATGGCGCGACGCACGCGGGCGCGTACGATCTCGCGTTCATGCGCTGCATCCCGAACATGACGATCATGGCTGCGTCCGACGAGAACGAATGCCGCCAGATGCTGCACACGGCGCTGCAGCAGCCGAACCCGACCGCGGTGCGCTATCCGCGCGGCGCGGGCACGGGCGTGCCGACGGTGAAGGAATTCACCGAGATCCCGCTCGGCAAGGGTGAAGTGCGTCGCCAGACGTCGCAGCCGGAAGGCAAGCGCGTCGCAATCCTCGCGTTCGGCACGATGGTTGCACCGTCGCTCGCCGCGGCCGAGGAACTCGATGCGACCGTTGCGAACATGCGCTTCGTGAAGCCGATCGATGCGGCGCTCGTGCGTGAACTCGCCGAGACGCACGACTACGTCGTCACGGTCGAGGAAGGCTGCGTGATGGGCGGTGCGGGCTCGGCCTGCGTGGAAGCCCTGATGGAGAGTGGGGTTATCCGACCCGTACTACAATTGGGCCTCCCTGACCTGTTCATCGATCACGGCGACCCCGCGAAGCTGCTGTCGCAATGCGGCCTCGACGGCGCGGGTATCGCGAAATCGATTCGCGAACGCTTTCTGAATCCGGCGGCCGATGTCGCCGGTCAGGCGAAGCGCGTCGCATAAGCTGGCGCCGCCTGCGGGCGGTGCCGGCGCGACTGGCGCAACCGGTCTTCATTGATGCGGAAAACATGGGCCTGCGGGCCCATGTTGCTTTTCCGGCTGCCGCATGACGCGGCGTGCGCGTCGTCGAACGCGCGGCTTACAAGGATTGAACAAGATGAACCAGATGAATCCCGCCTTCGTGATGCCCGACGTGCAGAGCACGGTGGATACCCGCCAGATTCCGATTCAGCGTGTGGGCGTGAAGGCGGTCCGGCATCCGTTGACGGTGTGTACCGAAAGCGGCGACGTGCAGCCGACCGTCGGTGTCTGGAACCTCGATGTCCGCCTGCCGGCCGACCAGAAGGGCACGCACATGTCGCGTTTCGTCGCGCTGCTCGAGGAGAACCGTGCACCGCTGACGGTCGAGCGTTTCCGTGCGATGCTCGCATCGATGCTCGAGAAGCTGGAAGCCGAAGCCGGCCGCATCGAAGTGACGTTCCCGTACTTCGTGAACAAGACGGCGCCGGTGTCGGGCGTGCAGAGCCTGCTCGACTATGAAGTGACGCTCGCAGGCGAAAGCCGCAACGGCGATACGCGCCTGTTCCTGAAGGTGCTCGTGCCGGTGACGAGCCTGTGCCCATGCTCGAAGAAGATCTCGCAGTACGGCGCGCACAACCAGCGTTCGCACGTGACGATCGACGCGGAGCTCGCGGCCGACCTGCCGGTCGAGGCGCTGATCCGTATCGCCGAGGAAGAGGCGTCGTGCGAGCTGTGGGGGCTGCTGAAGCGTCCGGACGAGAAGTTCGTGACCGAGCGCGCGTACGAGAACCCGAAGTTCGTCGAGGATCTCGTGCGTGACGTCGCGCAGCGTCTCGATGCGGACGAGCGTGTGGTGGCATACGTGCTCGAAGCCGAGAACTTCGAGTCGATCCACAATCACAGCGCGTATGCGCTGATCGAACGCGACAAGCGGCAGGCTGCATAACGCCGCTGCGTTTTGTCGCGTCGATGAAAAAAGGCCGCTCAGTATCGAGCGGCCTTTCTGTTTGCCGGTGCGACGTTGCG is a window encoding:
- a CDS encoding NAD(P)/FAD-dependent oxidoreductase, with amino-acid sequence MHRIIIVGGGAGGLELATRLGDRYGARGNRPARALVTLVDRNPTHIWKPLLHEVAAGSMDPFTQELEYAAQARWHGFEFQQGGLTGLDRAAKRITLSPINDSDGEELLPARELEYDTLVIAIGSTTHFFGVQGAAENAIALDTVGEAERFRKRLIAACMRAEHQAPAPTAPGEAAEPRIQVAIVGGGATGVELSAELRNTAQVLSAYGLHKLDPRHDVGIVLIESGPRILPALPERVSSATAELLEKIGVRLMLAERVTEVAPGAVHTASGKTVRADLTVWAAGIKAPSVLANLDGLQVNKLGQLDVRRTLQTFTDDNVFALGDCAACAWPGNERNVPPRAQAAHQQASFLLKAIGCRLDGRPLPEFTYRDLGSLVSLGHFSAVGNLMGGLIGGNMLIEGLFARFMYMSLYRMHIAALHGYPRMMLDTVAHWLRRTTLPRVKLH
- a CDS encoding dienelactone hydrolase family protein; translation: MLKPEVDSLVPHVPFSRRKFMQAALGGAFAAAVLPVSAQTVTTDSDGLDVDTVEIRSGDASVPAYRAQPKDKTNLPVVIVIHEIFGVHAHIADVCRRFAKLGYLAIAPDLFARQGNAEKYPTIKDLVDHIVSKVPDRQVTEDLDATVAWAGKNGGDLSRLGVVGFCWGGRQSWLYAEHNPHVRAAVAWYGFVEGKTDEMTPFNPVDHASLLKVPVLGLYGEKDTNITQASLANMRKAIQASDSKLARESEIVVYPDAGHAFFADYRPSYVKADAEESWKRAIAWLHKYGVM
- a CDS encoding sulfurtransferase; translation: MPHTHYTTLISAANLAERLAAAPGSVALFDCRFDLVDPAAGEAAYAAGHIPGAQYLHLDRDLSGRKTGTNGRHPLPTRDALATLLASRGLKQGQQVVVYDAQGGAYAARLWWLLRWLGHDSVAVLDGGLQAWEAAGQPLATDVPHPAAGDFRAAAPLESTVDAAAVLANVNAPTRVVIDARAPDRYRGENETIDRVGGHIPGARNRFFKDNLTADGRFKTGHELREAFSAVLAGTEPNRAILQCGSGVTACHNALALEVAGLHGASLYPGSWSEWSADPSRPIATGPTP
- a CDS encoding aromatic ring-hydroxylating oxygenase subunit alpha encodes the protein MSNLSDALQLKSAHSQLPVTAYFDEALLEREIETLFKKGPRYVGHELMVPEAGDYFALPSEKEGRVLVRNQTNQIELLSNVCRHRQAIMLNGRGRTQNIVCPLHRWTYDLEGELLGAPHFPDKPCLNLGKSPLQNWQGLLFEAEGRHVARDLANLGTKHHFDFSEYLFDHVEVHECDYNWKTFIEVYLEDYHVVPFHPGLGSFVSCDDLKWEFGDWYSVQTVGVHNALAKPGSATYQKWHEQVLKFRNGVPPEFGAIWMVYYPGLMIEWYPHVLVVSWLIPQGPQKTTNIVEFYYPEEIALFEREFVEAERAAYMETAVEDDEIAMRMDAGRRALMARGESQVGPYQSPMEDGMQHFHEFLRRHLGDI
- a CDS encoding exodeoxyribonuclease VII small subunit, coding for MAKTASPGATPPGNGTEPLPDNYETALAELETLVARMEGGALSLEDSLTAYRRGATLVAFCQQQLEKVEQQVRVLDGATLKPLSSGTAATDGEDDDL
- a CDS encoding polyprenyl synthetase family protein translates to MTFEQWMRSVLDRVEDALGHYLPAETTMPAKLHEAMRYAVLGGGKRVRPLLCHAAGELTGATEGARNAAAAALEMIHVYSLVHDDMPCMDDDALRRGKPTVHVQYDEPTALLVGDALQSQAFVALTDAAALSPVQQAALVRELALASGSIGMAGGQAIDLASVGLKLTLEQLETMHRKKTGALLRAAVRMGALAGETPSAETMAALDVYAGAVGLAFQVVDDILDVTTDSATLGKTAGKDAANDKPTYVSILGLEASRELAAQLRAEAHDALKPFGARAQRLAELADLVVNRVS
- the dxs gene encoding 1-deoxy-D-xylulose-5-phosphate synthase produces the protein MYDLLKTIDDPADLRRLDRRQLQPLADELRAFVLDSVSKTGGHLSSNLGTVELTIALHYVFNTPNDRIVWDVGHQTYPHKILTGRRDQMHSLRQQDGISGFPRRSESEYDTFGTAHSSTSISAALGMAIGSQLNGDDRFSIAVIGDGAMTAGMAFEAMNNAGVSEDAKVLVILNDNDMSISPPVGALNRHLARLMSGRFYAAARAGVERVLSVAPPVLELARKLEEHAKGMVVPATLFEEFGFNYIGPIDGHDLDSLIPTLQNIRELRGPQFLHVVTKKGQGYKLAEADPVLYHGPGKFNPAEGIKPSATPAKKTYTQVFGEWLCDEAERDTRVVGITPAMREGSGMVEFEKRFKDRYYDVGIAEQHAVTFAGGMATEGLKPVVAIYSTFLQRAYDQLIHDVALQNLPVVFAIDRAGLVGADGATHAGAYDLAFMRCIPNMTIMAASDENECRQMLHTALQQPNPTAVRYPRGAGTGVPTVKEFTEIPLGKGEVRRQTSQPEGKRVAILAFGTMVAPSLAAAEELDATVANMRFVKPIDAALVRELAETHDYVVTVEEGCVMGGAGSACVEALMESGVIRPVLQLGLPDLFIDHGDPAKLLSQCGLDGAGIAKSIRERFLNPAADVAGQAKRVA
- the folE2 gene encoding GTP cyclohydrolase FolE2, which encodes MNQMNPAFVMPDVQSTVDTRQIPIQRVGVKAVRHPLTVCTESGDVQPTVGVWNLDVRLPADQKGTHMSRFVALLEENRAPLTVERFRAMLASMLEKLEAEAGRIEVTFPYFVNKTAPVSGVQSLLDYEVTLAGESRNGDTRLFLKVLVPVTSLCPCSKKISQYGAHNQRSHVTIDAELAADLPVEALIRIAEEEASCELWGLLKRPDEKFVTERAYENPKFVEDLVRDVAQRLDADERVVAYVLEAENFESIHNHSAYALIERDKRQAA